In the Helianthus annuus cultivar XRQ/B chromosome 11, HanXRQr2.0-SUNRISE, whole genome shotgun sequence genome, one interval contains:
- the LOC110888677 gene encoding importin subunit alpha-9 — protein MTNKLVLEAAWCLTNIAAGTPEQTKSLLPTLPLLIAHLGEKSSLSVSEQCAWALGNVAGESDELRDLLISQGALIPLAKMMLPDNSSTIRTVAWALSNLIKGPDPDAATELVKIDGVVDAIVRHLKKSLFVQTYKLSFSLSC, from the exons ATGACCAATAAACTG GTTCTTGAAGCAGCTTGGTGTCTTACAAACATAGCTGCCGGAACACCTGAACAAACCAAATCTTTATTACCAACTTTACCCTTACTTATCGCTCATCTTGGAG AAAAAAGTTCGTTATCTGTTTCCGAACAATGCGCATGGGCATTAGGAAACGTTGCAGGTGAAAGTGATGAGTTGCGGGATCTTCTTATTTCACAAGGAGCGTTAATTCCTCTTGCGAAAATGATGCTGCCTGATAATAGTTCAACTATCAGAACCGTCGCTTGGGCGTTATCAAACTTGATCAAG GGACCAGACCCTGATGCTGCAACTGAACTTGTAAAAATCGATGGGGTGGTAGATGCCATAGTTCGACATTTGAAGAAATC ATTATTTGTTCAGACTTATAAACTTTCTTTTAGCTTATCATGTTGA